A single genomic interval of Coccidioides posadasii str. Silveira chromosome 1, complete sequence harbors:
- a CDS encoding uncharacterized protein (EggNog:ENOG410PHUC~COG:K~TransMembrane:1 (o581-599i)~BUSCO:4149at33183), protein MLEESMLFMQRTSAFNSHQLPLNPNRSHLSHNVTNHPEFDRDLTAPKRSEPTPLPSPSLESPTTSCTNESFSRLTITPQNDGPGHPSFRLSEPVPNLVRSQEQHREFRKSFTAHSYVGTSSSSSSPSLTFGFQMISSPDSDDVVPKVEEIDDDEALAIELGKAPTNSQVQADTADTKSECAPPAPIIGPRKRGRPRKHPLPVPGQAKVTKGRSKTGCITCRRRKKKCDETKPSCLNCQKNSVVCEGYPVKEIWKSGKQKMEEAARRSSMALVSRSLPILIDGIETEVDRQFLDHFVYEFSRVLTLINDDSNPFKEILLPMATQHTGLMHSLMCLAGSHLSTRNPEPRFKERKHYHFDRAITDLRNTIAARSSRSDNDDAEFLVEDPMIASTIALCLNTICEGETKGEYRTHMDAARYLLVTQRPKNEKFRQFIVEFFQYHDVSSSLTTLDRRPICLTGDLRLPDFIPHAQAGALLGIFDGLFLYISEITVLRDRIRQRINAGLDPAVDYRTLSEAVAIDSRIRAWEPTYPPEHQNWFAAQLYRQSTWVYLYRTIRPSRPNDKISQVVDDGLFFLDQLPINAGAYSMLLMPLFLLGCSAFETHQRDRVRRGFDSLQAYSSLRNIEPALRIVERVWDIMDTDPDQSWDWEKIIDDMQMDFLIT, encoded by the exons ATGTTGGAAGAGTCTATGTTGTTCATGCAGAGAACCTCAGCATTCAACTCTCACCAACTCCCGCTCAACCCGAACAGAAGCCACCTATCCCACAATGTAACGAATCATCCCGAATTCGACAGGGATCTCACTGCTCCTAAGCGTTCGGAGCCGACCCCTTTGCCCTCTCCCAGCCTCGAATCTCCGACCACCTCTTGTACCAACGAAAGCTTCTCGCGACTCACCATTACGCCACAGAACGATGGACCTGGACATCCCAGCTTCCGGCTATCAGAGCCAGTCCCGAACCTCGTCAGATCCCAGGAACAGCACCGCGAATTCCGGAAAAGCTTTACCGCCCACAGTTATGTGGgcacctcctcctcctcctcgaGCCCATCCCTCACTTTCGGCTTCCAGATGATTTCTTCTCCAGATTCGGATGATGTAGTTCCAAAAGTCGAGGAGATTGATGATGACGAGGCCCTCGCAATAGAACTGGGAAAGGCACCCACGAACAGCCAAGTTCAAGCGGACACGGCTGATACAAAGAGCGAATGCGCGCCACCAGCACCGATTATCGGACCAAGAAAACGTGGAAGACCTCGGAAACACCCGCTTCCCGTACCCGGTCAGGCCAAAGTTACCAAGGGAAGGTCAAAAACCGGCTGCATCACCTGTCgacggaggaagaagaaatgcGACGAGACCAAACCGTCGTGTCTGAACTGTCAGAAGAATTCGGTGGTGTGCGAAGGATATCCCGTCAAAGAAATATGGAAAAGCGGGAAACAAAAGATGGAAGAAG CTGCGCGCCGAAGCTCCATGGCTCTCGTCTCACGCAGTCTTCCCATTCTGATCGACGGCATCGAAACTGAAGTCGACAGGCAGTTTCTGGATCACTTCGTATATGAATTCAGTCGAGTGCTTACATTGATCAACGATGATTCAAACCCTTTCAAGGAAATCCTATTACCGATGGCCACGCAGCACACCGGGTTGATGCATTCTTTGATGTGTCTTGCCGGATCCCATCTCTCAACACGAAACCCGGAACCTCGTTTCAAAGAACGTAAGCATTACCATTTTGACCGTGCCATCACCGACCTGCGGAATACAATCGCTGCCCGGTCTTCCAGAAGCGACAATGATGATGCAGAATTCCTCGTTGAGGATCCGATGATCGCATCAACAATCGCACTGTGTCTAAATACAATCTGTGAAGGAGAAACCAAAGGCGAATATAGGACTCACATGGATGCCGCTAGATATCTACTTGTTACCCAAAGACCAAAAAACGAGAAGTTCAGACAGTTTATCGTCGAGTTCTTCCAGTACCACGACGTTTCTAGCTCGTTGACCACGCTAGATCGCCGCCCTATCTGTCTCACGGGAGACCTTCGTCTACCGGATTTTATTCCCCATGCTCAAGCCGGTGCTCTGTTGGGTATATTCGACGGTCTGTTCCTCTATATCTCCGAGATCACCGTGCTTCGGGACAGAATCCGGCAGCGTATCAACGCAGGACTTGACCCTGCGGTAGACTACCGGACGCTCAGTGAAGCGGTCGCGATTGACTCTCGGATTCGAGCTTGGGAGCCGACGTATCCTCCCGAACATCAAAACTGGTTTGCGGCCCAGCTGTACCGCCAATCGACATGGGTCTATCTTTATCGTACCATTCGGCCCTCGCGACCAAACGACAAAATCTCCCAAGTAGTAGATGACGGGTTATTTTTCCTCGATCAGCTACCGATAAATGCTGGAGCTTATAGCATGCTCTTGATGCCGTTATTCCTCCTCGGTTGCTCTGCCTTTGAAACCCATCAGCGAGACCGCGTCAGAAGAGGTTTCGACAGTCTTCAGGCCTATTCCAGCCTACGAAACATTGAACCCGCACTGCGTATCGTGGAGAGGGTATGGGATATCATGGACACTGACCCTGATCAGAGCTGGGATTGGGAGAAGATCATCGACGACATGCAAATGGATTTTTTAATTACATAA
- a CDS encoding uncharacterized protein (SECRETED:SignalP(1-18)~EggNog:ENOG410PQY9): MKFQYILNAAAFVSVALSANTPNSNVRPVNDPSGAVWTHKEHKSSDDHKYPVAPLMRIGGGRGVGWNSTTLLTKTHAQSLVTSTSGTAPLSAVVAITGSFVNSPGLIETGKPSATKTIKTPPSATDQGSRTRCVGTGKFKLNFDDLPAYRPKNPANADFPPIFSPYHHLSFSNGWSYGPPPAQPFPPISNPHVGIFIPKGQNTTGGEIGAGLRVDEDVFWFNVSSAYFGCNNGNKINTPCMLTATASKYSAEHGIEVQEAATSFKIPPCPGFRNCKLTKIEFGPDWKGLSRVKLTATVSGKPAIWLIDDIQMGWYNNTCAAGLLRSRSR, from the exons ATGAAGTTTCAATACATTTTGAATGCTGCTGCATTTGTCTCTGTGGCTTTGAGCGCCAATACCCCGAACAG CAACGTTAGGCCCGTGAATGATCCTTCTGGTGCCGTCTGGACTCACAAGGAACATAAATCGAGCGATGATCACAAGTATCCTGTCGCACCACTCATGCGTattggggggggaagaggTGTAGGGTGGAATTCCACTACCTTACTCACTAAAACTCACGCACAAAGCCTTGTAACAAGCACGTCTGGCACAGCTCCCCTCTCCGCTGTTGTTGCCATTACCGGGAGTTTTGTCAACAGCCCAGGACTGATTGAAACTGGCAAGCCTTCGGCCACCAAAACTATTAAAACCCCCCCAAGTGCAACAGATCAGGGTTCTCGAACAAGGTGTGTGGGAACCGGCAAGTTCAAGTTAAAT TTTGACGATTTACCTGCGTACAGGCCTAAAAACCCTGCCAACGCCGATTTCCCGCCAATATTCAGTCCATATCATcatctttccttttctaACGGATGGTCGTACGGTCCCCCTCCGGCACAGCCGTTCCCACCAATTTCTAATCCGCATGTTGGTATTTTTATCCCCAAAGGGCAAAATACGACTGGAGGAGAAATTGGGGCAGGGCTTCGTGTAGATGAAGACGTCTTTTGGTTCAATGTTTCCTCAGCCTATTTCGGGTGCAATAACGGAAATAAAATCAACACGCCTTGCATGCTTACGGCGACTGCAAGCAAGTATTCAGCGGAGCATGGAATCGAAGTGCAAGAAGCAGCAACTTCATTTAAGATTCCGCCTTGTCCTGGGTTTCGGAATTGCAAACTGACCAAAATCGAATTCGGCCCCGACTGGAAGGGATTGTCCAGAGTCAAGCTCACTGCGACGGTGAGCGGCAAGCCGGCTATTTGGTTAATCGATGATATCCAAATGGGGTGGTACAATAACACCTGCGCCGCTGGACTTCTACGTAGCCGTTCTCGGTAA
- a CDS encoding uncharacterized protein (SECRETED:SignalP(1-18)) produces the protein MKFQYILNAAAFVSVALSANTPNSNVRPVNDPSGAVWTHKEHKSSDDHKYPVAPLMRIGGGRGVGWNSTTLLTKTHAQSLVTSTSGTAPLSAVVAITGSFVNSPGLIETGKPSATKTIKTPPSATDQGSRTRCVGTGKFKLNVRTLCSLQTKKISTATNIYTISLTIYLRTGLKTLPTPISRQYSVHIIIFPFLTDGRTVPLRHSRSHQFLIRMLVFLSPKGKIRLEEKLGQGFV, from the exons ATGAAGTTTCAATACATTTTGAATGCTGCTGCATTTGTCTCTGTGGCTTTGAGCGCCAATACCCCGAACAG CAACGTTAGGCCCGTGAATGATCCTTCTGGTGCCGTCTGGACTCACAAGGAACATAAATCGAGCGATGATCACAAGTATCCTGTCGCACCACTCATGCGTattggggggggaagaggTGTAGGGTGGAATTCCACTACCTTACTCACTAAAACTCACGCACAAAGCCTTGTAACAAGCACGTCTGGCACAGCTCCCCTCTCCGCTGTTGTTGCCATTACCGGGAGTTTTGTCAACAGCCCAGGACTGATTGAAACTGGCAAGCCTTCGGCCACCAAAACTATTAAAACCCCCCCAAGTGCAACAGATCAGGGTTCTCGAACAAGGTGTGTGGGAACCGGCAAGTTCAAGTTAAATGTAAGGACATTGTGCTCTTTGCAAACTAAAAAGATTTCGACTGCTACTAACATTTATACCATCAGTTTGACGATTTACCTGCGTACAGGCCTAAAAACCCTGCCAACGCCGATTTCCCGCCAATATTCAGTCCATATCATcatctttccttttctaACGGATGGTCGTACGGTCCCCCTCCGGCACAGCCGTTCCCACCAATTTCTAATCCGCATGTTGGTATTTTTATCCCCAAAGGGCAAAATACGACTGGAGGAGAAATTGGGGCAGGGCTTCGTGTAG
- a CDS encoding uncharacterized protein (EggNog:ENOG410PFWC~COG:S~TransMembrane:7 (o89-108i129-149o155-180i213-231o263-283i295-319o339-362i)~BUSCO:5526at33183), with protein sequence MALIQMRELLQFPDNGDNATDTVINGIHFNRSALHHFNYTLYSNGTLSNGSNCWLAFQMYKPIMFSNGTFINGTSCYSPIEGVGTRGSIGIAFASMFALTILFSLINLRKHGRRYLPVDKRWSLVGRRWQWYWMLFVGACGTISCFMSIDVDRDYLQGLAIILQSLFYYLTLPTVLAAVWESVRHWGSWQERQIQDRDNFAFAAETTREKQEFYLPLIFYLFAFLNFFLTIPRSWTNVQKQRSEDQQESLAKPTATDGRFKSASILVAVCLFLICYSLGHSLYRYKHRPQGRVWVAFYLTIIPFKFIITILLAGARIGFGIASAFNWTISPLKYNGEPGWLYGLGYTPVLLILIILNIYGYLDRNEDKELIRQRVERGRIADNELGIDRKNRKPHWWHRSRTDYTPSTLGLDADERLRTLVAEVGGGTATKKNLQKMVEMGVLNPTKYRDDDPPEELPAEEPSAEFEWPRKDRFVVMDEEENKPEASQGNSIPPGPKPEASPTLSRANSHNTAFSGETLTSQAKAHRVRSMLDI encoded by the exons ATGGCTCTAATCCAGATGAGGGAGCTGTTGCAGTTCCCCGACAACGGGGACAATGCAACCGACACCGTTATCAACGGCATCCATTTCAACCGCAGCGCGCTGCACCACTTCAACTACACACTCTATTCCAACGGAACACTGTCGAACGGATCGAACTGCTGGCTTGCTTTCCAGATGTACAAACCGATCATGTTTTCCAACGGCACCTTTATCAACGGTACATCGTGCTATTCTCCTATCGAAGGCGTTGGGACGCGAGGCAGTATCGGAATCGCGTTTGCGTCGATGTTCGCTCTCACCATCTTATTCTCGCTGATCAACCTTCGGAAGCACGGCCGGAGATACTTGCCTGTAGATAAGAGATGGAGCTTGGTAGGGCGGAGATGGCAATGGTACTGGATGCTCTTCGTCGGTGCATGTGGAACGATCAGTTGCTTCATGAGCATCGATGTCGATCGGGATTACCTACAAGGCCTTGCGATCATCCTGCAGAGCTTATTCTATTATTTGACGCTTCCAACGGTGTTGGCGGCGGTATGGGAAAGCGTTCGGCATTG GGGTTCGTGGCAGGAGCGCCAAATCCAGGACCGCGATAATTTCGCCTTCGCTGCTGAAACGACACGAGAGAAACAGGAATTTTATCTCCCGCTGATATTCTATCTCTTTGCGTTTCTGAATTTCTTCTTAACCATTCCAAGATCGTGGACGAATGTACAGAAGCAGCGGAGCGAAGACCAGCAGGAAAGTTTGGCGAAACCAACCGCAACCGATGGTCGTTTCAAGTCCGCAAGTATTCTGGTGGCTGTCTGCTTGTTCCTCATCTGCTACAGCCTTGGCCACAGCCTATACAGGTATAAACACCGTCCACAGGGACGCGTATGGGTCGCCTTCTACCTAACCATCATACCGTTCAAATTCATCATTACGATCCTTCTTGCTGGGGCACGAATTGGGTTCGGTATTGCATCAGCCTTCAATTGGACTATATCACCCTTGAAATATAACGGTGAACCAGGATGGCTGTATGGACTCGGCTATACTCCTGTTCTGCTTATTCTAATAATCTTGAACATCTACGGCTATCTCGATCGTAACGAGGATAAGGAGCTTATCCGTCAGCGCGTTGAACGTGGTCGTATTGCAGATAACGAACTAGGGATTGACCGGAAGAACAGGAAGCCGCACTGGTGGCACCGATCGAGGACCGACTATACACCTAGTACTCTCGGTCTGGATGCAGATGAAAGATTGCGGACTCTTGTTGCGGAAGTGGGCGGTGGCACGGCGACGAAGAAAAACCTTCAGAAGATGGTTGAAATGGGCGTCCTCAATCCTACCAAGTATAGAGACGATGATCCGCCTGAAGAACTCCCGGCAGAGGAGCCTTCCGCGGAATTTGAATGGCCACGAAAAGACAGATTTGTTGTTATGGATGAAGAGGAAAACAAGCCGGAAGCCTCACAGGGTAACAGTATACCACCAGGCCCGAAACCTGAAGCTTCGCCTACACTAAGCCGTGCGAACAGTCATAACACGGCATTTTCTGGAGAAACACTTACGTCTCAAGCCAAAGCCCATAGAGTCAGAAGCATGTTAGATATCTGA
- a CDS encoding uncharacterized protein (EggNog:ENOG410PFFC~COG:G,T~BUSCO:8222at33183), which produces METYHGHVRTPADAIILFEACRLGLLPRVQRRLSEKERQSIKSGSVFVWDEREAGMRRWTDGKSWSASRVSGSFLTYREMEGKRGGHSSSRAGKTPESNRGSDEDQADGGEEGPDGYRYKPDGLMKQSFSITTSTGQHLHLISYYARSHPNAPGLNQPSTDPALRSIRPQKGLYPESSVNDQQNLPVVTRGPMGGAALAVPPPMAYGRGPPHHPYASSPYAWSPPPLLGPSHVSVIPYVPNYLPPLGPNGHPHFPYGHHPAYAHPPPGYPSPYDRLIHPAEQATMPPHMHPNAGPMPPHGVPYYGQGHSPIIPRHDSSNPHARNSHPATPPTEADSRIAASRVDHIGDMRNGSQSAQSPMKASVAGSPVNGVRKASDSTSSANVVPSINALVNSVQTPAIPTTAPPPNSEHVKSEFGTPTKPGTGQVDGPKDIPSDKIGFGEDMRALRQLDRVFSA; this is translated from the coding sequence ATGGAAACCTATCATGGACATGTCCGCACCCCGGCGGACGCGATCATCCTTTTCGAGGCATGTCGGCTTGGTCTTCTGCCCCGTGTCCAGAGAAGGTTATCGGAAAAAGAACGGCAATCAATAAAATCGGGATCCGTCTTTGTCTGGGACGAAAGAGAAGCCGGAATGAGGCGATGGACAGATGGAAAGTCATGGAGCGCCAGCAGGGTGTCCGGAAGTTTTTTGACATACCGAGAGATGGAAGGCAAGCGAGGCGGCCACTCGTCGTCAAGGGCTGGGAAAACACCAGAAAGCAACAGAGGAAGCGATGAGGATCAAGCAGATGGTGGCGAAGAAGGTCCAGATGGGTACCGTTACAAGCCGGACGGGCTGATGAAGCAGTCGTTTAGCATCACCACTTCCACGGGTCAACATCTACATCTCATCAGTTACTATGCGCGATCACATCCCAACGCCCCCGGCCTAAATCAACCCTCGACCGATCCAGCTTTGCGGTCAATCCGACCCCAAAAGGGGCTCTACCCAGAGTCCAGCGTTAACGACCAACAAAACCTACCTGTGGTGACTCGTGGGCCCATGGGGGGCGCTGCGTTAGCTGTTCCTCCGCCAATGGCCTACGGCCGTGGCCCTCCCCATCATCCATACGCTTCTTCCCCCTACGCTTGGTCCCCGCCACCTTTGCTCGGGCCGTCACACGTCTCCGTTATACCATACGTTCCGAATTATCTGCCTCCATTGGGTCCTAACGGGCATCCACATTTCCCCTACGGTCATCACCCAGCTTACGCGCATCCTCCTCCAGGCTACCCTTCTCCGTATGACAGGTTGATCCATCCGGCTGAACAGGCAACCATGCCTCCACACATGCACCCCAACGCTGGCCCCATGCCTCCGCATGGTGTCCCTTATTACGGGCAAGGCCATTCCCCGATTATCCCCCGTCACGACTCCAGCAACCCACACGCCCGAAATTCGCACCCTGCTACTCCACCGACTGAAGCTGACTCGCGCATCGCGGCCTCGAGAGTTGATCATATCGGCGACATGAGAAATGGCTCGCAGTCGGCTCAGTCTCCCATGAAAGCTTCAGTAGCTGGCTCTCCAGTCAATGGCGTGCGTAAAGCATCAGATTCTACGTCGTCAGCGAATGTCGTGCCCAGCATCAATGCACTTGTGAATTCGGTGCAAACCCCGGCCATCCCTACGACAGCTCCGCCGCCTAATTCTGAGCACGTCAAGAGCGAGTTCGGCACACCCACCAAGCCCGGGACCGGGCAAGTTGATGGGCCAAAGGACATTCCAAGCGATAAGATTGGCTTTGGAGAGGACATGAGAGCTCTAAGGCAGCTGGACAGAGTCTTCTCTGCATGA